From a single Larimichthys crocea isolate SSNF chromosome XIII, L_crocea_2.0, whole genome shotgun sequence genomic region:
- the LOC104940360 gene encoding G-protein coupled receptor 20 — protein sequence MTTVQVQEPLAGGSEGIYTSGSLEFLQQLWIIIIIIIVIITVMMNFNSTDSWLFINTSYPILPVVASPSNNTGMEGYLQRLAHLDEGLYSDFYGLWIALMVINSLIFLVGMVLNTVALYVFCVRTKQKTTSIIYTINLAVTDLLVNLSLPTRILLYYSGGACLTCSYLHIFSYFVNMYCSILFLTCICVDRYLAIVQVEASRRWRNSSVAKCVCVSVWLFAIVVTYSFLSTAFQHPGCCLSKLLFLTITEFFLPLIIIVVFTLRIMCALADRRLMQQSRERRRRAVQLLSTVLIIFTVCFTPFHIRQVVVYFYPDMPHHVIVYHLTVTLSSLNSCMDPVVYCFVTNNFQATMRNIFRRAEPEQTSGDIISMQHSSKASGGTATAITNNVMMMTKIPTSLQKDNVEKNHRV from the exons ATGACTACTGTTCAAGTACAAGAACCTCTTGCTGGAGGCTCTGAAGGAATCTATACCTCAGGCAGCCTGGAG TTCCTGCAACAACTgtggatcatcatcatcatcatcatcgtcatcatcaccgTTATGATGAACTTCAACAGCACTGATTCCTGGCTTTTTATCAATACTTCATATCCCATCCTGCCTGTAGTAGCCAGTCCCAGTAACAATACTGGCATGGAAGGATATCTTCAAAGACTGGCTCACTTAGATGAGGGGCTCTACAGTGACTTTTATGGCCTTTGGATTGCACTCATGGTCATTAACTCTCTCATATTCTTG GTGGGCATGGTGCTCAACACAGTCGCActttatgttttctgtgtccGCACCAAGCAAAAGACCACCTCAATCATTTACACCATCAACCTGGCGGTGACCGACCTCTTGGTGAATCTCTCTCTGCCGACTCGCATCCTGCTCTACTACAGTGGAGGAGCTTGTCTCACCTGCTCCTACCTGCACATCTTCAGCTACTTTGTCAACATGTACTGCAGCATCTTGTTTCTGACCTGCATATGTGTCGACCGTTACCTTGCCATCGTGCAG GTCGAAGCTTCCCGTCGGTGGAGGAACTCCAGTGTggccaaatgtgtgtgtgtctctgtctggcTGTTTGCCATTGTGGTCACCTACTCCTTCCTTTCTACTGCTTTCCAGCACCCGGGCTGTTGCCTCTCAAAGCTCCTCTTTCTCACCATCACTGAGTTTTTTCTACCCCTCATCATTATTGTGGTCTTCACATTGCGGATTATGTGTGCACTAGCTGACCGCCGTCTGATGCAGCAGAGCAG ggagaggagaaggagggctGTCCAGCTGCTGAGCACAGTGCTGATCATTTTCACGGTCTGCTTCACACCCTTCCACATCAGACAG GTGGTAGTGTACTTCTACCCTGATATGCCTCACCATGTGATAGTCTACCACCTGACTGTCACTCTCAGCAGTTTGAATAGCTGCATGGATCCTGTTGTCTACTGCTTTGTTACAAATAACTTCCAG GCCACTATGAGAAATATTTTCCGTCGTGCAGAGCCCGAGCAGACTAGTGGTGATATCATCAGCATGCAGCACAGCTCCAAGGCCTCAGGAGGGACGGCCACTGCCATTACTaataatgtgatgatgatgaccaaGATTCCCACCTCACTGCAAAAAGACAATGTGGAGAAGAACCACAGAGTGTAA